The Castanea sativa cultivar Marrone di Chiusa Pesio chromosome 11, ASM4071231v1 genome contains a region encoding:
- the LOC142617733 gene encoding cytokinin riboside 5'-monophosphate phosphoribohydrolase LOG1-like isoform X2, translating to MEGEEGSSATPNVKKRVFKRICVFCGSRAGYKSTFSDAALELGKLLVKRKINLVYGGGSVGLMGLISQTVFNGGCHVLGVIPKALLPHEISGETIGEVKEVADMHQRKAEMAKNADAFIAIPGGYGTMEELLEVITWSQLGIHDKPVGLLNVDGYYNSLVALFDKGVEEGFIEDSARHIVIIANTADELIKKMEEHEPVHDKVALGQSWEVNQLLESNVGSPKI from the exons ATGGAAGGAGAAGAAGGATCATCTGCCACACCAAATGTAAAGAAAAGAGTATTCAAAAGAATATGTGTTTTCTGTGGTAGTAGAGCTGGATACAAATCTACATTTAGTGATGCAGCTCTTGAGCTTGGTAAACTGCTG GTTAAGAGAAAGATCAATTTGGTTTATGGTGGAGGAAGTGTAGGTCTAATGGGTTTGATCTCTCAGACTGTGTTTAATGGAGGTTGCCATGTTCTCGG AGTGATTCCTAAAGCTCTTTTGCCTCATGAG ATATCAGGAGAAACCATTGGAGAAGTGAAAGAAGTTGCAGATATGCATCAAAGGAAGGCAGAAATGGCAAAAAATGCCGATGCATTCATTGCTATTCCGG GTGGTTATGGAACCATGGAAGAATTGTTAGAGGTGATAACATGGTCTCAACTTGGAATCCATGACAAACCA GTGGGCTTGTTGAACGTAGATGGATATTATAATAGCTTGGTTGCCTTATTTGATAAAGGAGTGGAAGAGGGTTTCATAGAGGATTCAGCAAGACATATTGTGATTATTGCCAATACTGCGGATGAACTCATAAAGAAAATGGAG GAGCATGAGCCTGTCCATGACAAGGTAGCACTGGGACAAAGTTGGGAAGTGAACCAATTGTTAGAATCTAATGTGGGAAGCCCAAAGATCTAA
- the LOC142617733 gene encoding cytokinin riboside 5'-monophosphate phosphoribohydrolase LOG1-like isoform X1, producing the protein MEGEEGSSATPNVKKRVFKRICVFCGSRAGYKSTFSDAALELGKLLVKRKINLVYGGGSVGLMGLISQTVFNGGCHVLGVIPKALLPHEVLFHAYSIYCAFFIYLLYEILELIEPHLQISGETIGEVKEVADMHQRKAEMAKNADAFIAIPGGYGTMEELLEVITWSQLGIHDKPVGLLNVDGYYNSLVALFDKGVEEGFIEDSARHIVIIANTADELIKKMEEHEPVHDKVALGQSWEVNQLLESNVGSPKI; encoded by the exons ATGGAAGGAGAAGAAGGATCATCTGCCACACCAAATGTAAAGAAAAGAGTATTCAAAAGAATATGTGTTTTCTGTGGTAGTAGAGCTGGATACAAATCTACATTTAGTGATGCAGCTCTTGAGCTTGGTAAACTGCTG GTTAAGAGAAAGATCAATTTGGTTTATGGTGGAGGAAGTGTAGGTCTAATGGGTTTGATCTCTCAGACTGTGTTTAATGGAGGTTGCCATGTTCTCGG AGTGATTCCTAAAGCTCTTTTGCCTCATGAGGTACTATTTCATGCCTATAGTATATACTGTGCTTTCTTTATCTATCTTCTTTATGAAATATTGGAACTGATCGAACCCCACTTGCAGATATCAGGAGAAACCATTGGAGAAGTGAAAGAAGTTGCAGATATGCATCAAAGGAAGGCAGAAATGGCAAAAAATGCCGATGCATTCATTGCTATTCCGG GTGGTTATGGAACCATGGAAGAATTGTTAGAGGTGATAACATGGTCTCAACTTGGAATCCATGACAAACCA GTGGGCTTGTTGAACGTAGATGGATATTATAATAGCTTGGTTGCCTTATTTGATAAAGGAGTGGAAGAGGGTTTCATAGAGGATTCAGCAAGACATATTGTGATTATTGCCAATACTGCGGATGAACTCATAAAGAAAATGGAG GAGCATGAGCCTGTCCATGACAAGGTAGCACTGGGACAAAGTTGGGAAGTGAACCAATTGTTAGAATCTAATGTGGGAAGCCCAAAGATCTAA
- the LOC142617733 gene encoding cytokinin riboside 5'-monophosphate phosphoribohydrolase LOG1-like isoform X3 gives MQLLSLVKRKINLVYGGGSVGLMGLISQTVFNGGCHVLGVIPKALLPHEISGETIGEVKEVADMHQRKAEMAKNADAFIAIPGGYGTMEELLEVITWSQLGIHDKPVGLLNVDGYYNSLVALFDKGVEEGFIEDSARHIVIIANTADELIKKMEEHEPVHDKVALGQSWEVNQLLESNVGSPKI, from the exons ATGCAGCTCTTGAGCTTG GTTAAGAGAAAGATCAATTTGGTTTATGGTGGAGGAAGTGTAGGTCTAATGGGTTTGATCTCTCAGACTGTGTTTAATGGAGGTTGCCATGTTCTCGG AGTGATTCCTAAAGCTCTTTTGCCTCATGAG ATATCAGGAGAAACCATTGGAGAAGTGAAAGAAGTTGCAGATATGCATCAAAGGAAGGCAGAAATGGCAAAAAATGCCGATGCATTCATTGCTATTCCGG GTGGTTATGGAACCATGGAAGAATTGTTAGAGGTGATAACATGGTCTCAACTTGGAATCCATGACAAACCA GTGGGCTTGTTGAACGTAGATGGATATTATAATAGCTTGGTTGCCTTATTTGATAAAGGAGTGGAAGAGGGTTTCATAGAGGATTCAGCAAGACATATTGTGATTATTGCCAATACTGCGGATGAACTCATAAAGAAAATGGAG GAGCATGAGCCTGTCCATGACAAGGTAGCACTGGGACAAAGTTGGGAAGTGAACCAATTGTTAGAATCTAATGTGGGAAGCCCAAAGATCTAA